In Acidobacteriota bacterium, a genomic segment contains:
- the hrpB gene encoding ATP-dependent helicase HrpB has translation MRAEHSSREVSRTALKTPLPVDSALAPLRAALQAHRAAVLVATPGAGKTTRVPPALVDEGRVLVLQPRRAAARALARRVAEEQGWTIGREVGWHVRFERRFSADTRVIFATEGILTARLEQDPLLSNVSTVVLDEFHERSVHADLGLAMARQAWLARDDLRILVMSATIDPGPVSRFLDDCPVVSVSGDPHPLTVAYEPDAPLASVVARALQERTGDVLCFLPGAREIDREASAVASVARAQGVRVLALHGSLPPEAQDEALTPSSERRVILATNIAETSVTVPHVRTVIDSGWQKVARYDAARAIDTLQTERVSADAADQRAGRAARLGPGLAIRLWSPRETLRTTREPDVARIDLAPVLLSIRLWGGDEAAFDWFDPPAESRQADARALLRRLGAIDDNGLTSIGRLVARLPVPPRLARMVVEAGGHPDACLMASLLGEGRAPAPDGTTTDSDVWSLLPVARGLPHLHRAADALRRAVNETLPAAAARTDLDEQALGRAVLAGFPDRVAQRRVAHGDALLLATSTGARLATTSGVRNAMYLVALDMQGVDGREPIVRLASGVERDWLTPTHVERRVAVDDRGRLRATRLTQYGALTLNEQPDTLASDDKAVLVEAWMRANRTPGERQLLARLAFCGVEMDVDSWLATAAASATSLDDIDIANALPWDIRQRLLTDAPLRLTLPSGRTTALQYRDDGTVRAAVKLQELFGQTDTPRIGPRRIPLIVELLAPNGRPVQTTQDLRSFWTTTYADVRKELRGRYPKHAWPEKP, from the coding sequence GTGCGCGCTGAACATTCATCGCGTGAAGTCTCCAGAACAGCCCTGAAGACTCCACTGCCCGTCGACTCCGCGCTCGCGCCGCTGCGGGCGGCGCTCCAGGCGCACCGGGCGGCGGTGCTGGTCGCCACGCCTGGGGCGGGCAAGACGACGCGGGTGCCGCCGGCACTCGTCGACGAGGGGCGCGTGCTGGTGCTGCAGCCGCGGCGGGCGGCGGCGCGGGCGCTTGCGCGGCGCGTGGCGGAGGAACAGGGCTGGACGATCGGGCGCGAGGTCGGCTGGCACGTGCGCTTCGAGCGACGCTTCTCCGCCGACACGCGCGTCATCTTCGCCACCGAAGGCATCCTCACCGCACGGCTCGAGCAGGACCCACTGCTGAGTAACGTCAGCACGGTGGTCCTCGACGAGTTCCACGAGCGGAGCGTCCACGCCGACCTGGGTCTCGCGATGGCACGCCAGGCGTGGCTCGCGCGCGACGATCTGCGGATCCTGGTGATGTCGGCCACCATCGACCCGGGGCCTGTGTCGCGATTCCTCGACGACTGCCCCGTCGTGTCGGTGTCCGGAGATCCGCACCCACTCACCGTCGCCTACGAACCCGACGCACCGCTCGCATCGGTCGTCGCGCGCGCGCTCCAGGAACGCACGGGCGATGTGCTGTGCTTCCTCCCCGGCGCGCGCGAGATCGATCGGGAAGCGAGCGCTGTCGCATCAGTCGCTCGGGCACAGGGCGTGCGCGTGCTCGCGCTGCACGGATCGTTGCCCCCCGAAGCACAGGACGAGGCCCTGACGCCCTCGTCCGAACGTCGCGTGATTCTCGCGACAAACATCGCCGAGACGTCGGTGACGGTGCCGCACGTACGCACCGTGATCGACAGCGGATGGCAGAAGGTGGCGCGCTACGACGCCGCACGCGCGATCGACACCCTGCAGACCGAACGCGTGTCGGCCGACGCCGCCGATCAACGGGCGGGGCGCGCGGCACGGCTCGGACCGGGACTGGCGATTCGTCTCTGGTCGCCGCGCGAGACGCTGCGCACCACACGCGAGCCCGACGTCGCGCGCATCGATCTCGCGCCGGTGCTGTTGTCCATTCGACTGTGGGGCGGCGACGAGGCGGCGTTCGACTGGTTCGATCCGCCAGCCGAGTCGCGCCAGGCCGACGCCCGCGCACTGCTGCGGCGGCTCGGCGCGATCGACGACAACGGCCTGACGTCGATCGGCCGTCTCGTCGCGCGTCTGCCGGTGCCACCGCGGCTCGCGCGCATGGTCGTGGAAGCCGGCGGACATCCCGATGCCTGTCTCATGGCCTCGTTGCTCGGCGAAGGACGCGCGCCGGCGCCTGACGGCACCACGACCGACTCCGACGTGTGGTCGCTGCTGCCGGTCGCACGCGGTCTCCCGCATCTGCACCGCGCGGCAGATGCGTTGCGGCGTGCGGTGAACGAGACGCTCCCGGCTGCCGCAGCGCGCACGGACCTCGACGAGCAGGCGCTCGGGCGTGCCGTCCTCGCCGGATTCCCCGATCGCGTGGCGCAGCGGCGTGTGGCACACGGCGACGCGCTGCTGCTCGCCACGAGTACCGGGGCACGTCTCGCTACGACGAGCGGCGTGCGCAACGCGATGTACCTGGTCGCGCTCGACATGCAGGGCGTGGATGGCCGTGAACCCATCGTGCGACTCGCGAGCGGAGTCGAGCGTGACTGGCTCACGCCCACGCACGTCGAGCGGCGCGTGGCTGTCGACGATCGCGGCCGCCTGCGCGCCACGCGGCTCACGCAGTACGGCGCGCTGACGCTCAACGAGCAGCCCGATACGCTCGCGTCAGACGACAAGGCCGTGCTCGTCGAGGCATGGATGCGCGCCAACAGGACGCCGGGCGAACGGCAACTCCTCGCACGCCTGGCCTTCTGCGGCGTGGAGATGGATGTCGATTCATGGCTCGCGACTGCCGCGGCGTCGGCGACATCGCTCGACGACATCGACATCGCGAACGCGCTGCCGTGGGATATCCGTCAGCGTCTGCTGACAGATGCGCCGCTGCGGCTGACGCTGCCGAGCGGCAGGACCACTGCGCTCCAGTACCGCGATGACGGCACCGTGCGGGCGGCGGTGAAGCTGCAGGAACTGTTCGGCCAGACAGACACGCCCCGCATCGGCCCCCGTCGCATCCCCCTCATCG